Proteins encoded by one window of Vidua chalybeata isolate OUT-0048 chromosome 10, bVidCha1 merged haplotype, whole genome shotgun sequence:
- the HES1 gene encoding transcription factor HES-1, protein MPADLMEKSSASPVAATPASVNATPDKPKTAAEHRKSSKPIMEKRRRARINESLGQLKTLILDALKKDSSRHSKLEKADILEMTVKHLRSLQRAQMTAALSTDPTVLGKYRAGFTECMNEVTRFLSTCEGVNTEVRTRLLGHLASCMTQINTMNYPAPPPPPPLPPAAAFGPPLVPPGSGVGPLPGMPCKPGADAAKVYGGFQLLPASDGQFAFLIPSTAFAPGGAVLPLYGGPPTAATAASPPGPPPGTADSVWRPW, encoded by the exons ATGCCGGCCGACCTGATGGAGAAGAGCAGCGCCTCGCCGGTGGCCGCCACCCCCGCCAGCGTCAATGCGACGCCCGACAAGCCGAAGACGGCGGCGGAGCATCGCAAG TCCTCCAAGCCGATCATGGAGAAGCGGCGGCGGGCGCGCATCAACGAGAGCCTAGGGCAGCTGAAGACGCTCATCCTGGACGCATTGAAGAAGGAT AGCTCCCGGCATTCCAAGCTGGAGAAAGCCGACATTCTGGAGATGACCGTCAAGCACTTGCGGAGCCTCCAGCGAGCCCAAATGACTG ctgccctgagcacagACCCCACAGTACTGGGCAAGTACCGAGCCGGCTTCACTGAGTGCATGAACGAGGTGACGCGGTTCCTCTCCACCTGCGAGGGCGTCAACACTGAGGTGCGCACCCGGCTCCTGGGCCACCTGGCCAGCTGCATGACCCAGATCAACACCATGAACTACCCTgcgccccccccgccgcccccgttgccaccagcagcagcctttgGGCCACCCCTGGTTCCTCCAGGCAGTGGCGTGGGGCCACTCCCGGGCATGCCCTGCAAGCCGGGTGCCGATGCAGCCAAGGTGTACGGtggcttccagctgctgccagcctctGATGGGCAGTTTGCCTTCCTCATCCCCAGCACTGCATTTGCTCCtggtggagctgtgctgcctctgtATGGTGGCCCACccacagctgccactgctgcctcaCCACCAGGTCCTCCACCTGGCACGGCCGACTCAGTCTGGAGACCCTGGTGA